The segment CACCAGCCGTTTGACGGGCGATACTTCGAATTCACCCACGTTTTCGACGGTCAATTTTGGCATTAGTCGTCCTTCTTACTCGCAGAGGGTTTAGAACGTCGGCCGGCGCGTGTGCCAGTCGGTGGCGGCTTCGTACATACGGGCGGCGCGGAGCAGGGTTTCTTCACCGAATGTGGGGCCGAGCAGTTGCAGGCCGATGGGCAGCGGCTTGTCGCCGCTGGTGAAGCCGCAGGGGAGGCTGATGCCGCCGATGCCGGCGATGTTGCAGGTGACGGTGAAGACGTCGCTCATGTACATGCTGAGCGGGTCGCCGGTCTTCTCGCCAGCCTTGAAGGCGGGCGTGGGGCTGGTCGGGCTGAGCACCACGTCGCACTTTTCAAAGGCCTGATCGAAGTCGCGTTTGATCAGCGACCGCATCTTCAGCGCCCGCAGGTAGTAAGCGTCGTAGTAGCCGCTGGAGAGCGCGTACGTGCCGATCATGATGCGGCGTTGCACTTCCTCGCCGAAGCCTTCGTAGCGGCTCTTGCTGAAGAGCTCGACAATGTCCTTCACCGGATCTTTGGTGCGATGGCCGAAGTGCACACCGTCATAGCGGGCAAGGTTGCTGGATGCCTCGCACGGCGCGATGACGTAGTACGCCGCGATGCCGTATTCGGTGTGCGGCAGGCTGATGTCGACGAACGTGGCGCCCAGTTCCTTGTACTTGGCCATCGCAGCATCGACGGCGGACTTCACCTGCGGGTCCATGCCGCTCTCAAGCTGATATTCCTTGGCAATGCCGATCCGCAGGCCCTTGATGGGCTGTTCCAGATTGGCCAGGTAATCGGGCACCGGGCGGTTGACGCTGGTGGAGTCCTTCGGATCGTGGCCGGCCATTACGTTCATCAGCAGCGCGGCGTCGGCGACGGTCCAACCGAACGGGCCGATCTGATCGAGCGACGACGCGAAGGCGACCAAGCCATAGCGGCTGATGGCGCCATACGTCGGCTTCAGCCCCACCACGCCGCACAGCGCCGCCGGCTGGCGAATGGAGCCACCCGTGTCGGACCCGATGGTCGCGCAGCACATGCCCGCCGCCAGGGCCGCGGCGCTGCCGCCACTGCTGCCACCGGGAATACGGCTCGTATCCCATGGGTTTTTCGTCGTGCGGAACGCGCTGTTCTCGGTGGACGAGCCCATGGCGAACTCGTCGAGGTTCGTCTTGCCGATCAGCACCGCCCCGGCCGCTTCCAGCCGTTCGACGATCGTGGCGTTATAGGGGGCGTGGAAGTTCTCGAGCATCTTGCTGGAACAGGTGGTACGGCCCCAACTGGTGCAAAGGTTGTCCTTCAGCGCAATCGGCACGCCGGCGAGCGGCCCTTTTCGGGTGCCGTCGTCCACTTCCTTGGCGATGGCCATCGCGCGGTCTTCGTGGACCTCGTTGAAGGCTTGGATGGTCGGATCGACCTGGCGGATGCGCGCCAGCGCCTGCCGGGTAAGCTCGGCGGCCGAGACCTTCTTGGAAGCGACCGCGTCGCGGGCAGCGATAAGGGTGTCGTGCGAAAGCATGCGGGCGGCGAGGGTAAAGCGCGACGATGCGAAAGTAAAACCGGGGTTGCGCTTCTGTGACGCGTTTCGATACGTGAAGCACCACTCATGCGGGCCCGGTCGCTTTAGCGACCGGCAGATCCCCACCCTCGACAGACG is part of the Tepidisphaeraceae bacterium genome and harbors:
- the gatA gene encoding Asp-tRNA(Asn)/Glu-tRNA(Gln) amidotransferase subunit GatA gives rise to the protein MLSHDTLIAARDAVASKKVSAAELTRQALARIRQVDPTIQAFNEVHEDRAMAIAKEVDDGTRKGPLAGVPIALKDNLCTSWGRTTCSSKMLENFHAPYNATIVERLEAAGAVLIGKTNLDEFAMGSSTENSAFRTTKNPWDTSRIPGGSSGGSAAALAAGMCCATIGSDTGGSIRQPAALCGVVGLKPTYGAISRYGLVAFASSLDQIGPFGWTVADAALLMNVMAGHDPKDSTSVNRPVPDYLANLEQPIKGLRIGIAKEYQLESGMDPQVKSAVDAAMAKYKELGATFVDISLPHTEYGIAAYYVIAPCEASSNLARYDGVHFGHRTKDPVKDIVELFSKSRYEGFGEEVQRRIMIGTYALSSGYYDAYYLRALKMRSLIKRDFDQAFEKCDVVLSPTSPTPAFKAGEKTGDPLSMYMSDVFTVTCNIAGIGGISLPCGFTSGDKPLPIGLQLLGPTFGEETLLRAARMYEAATDWHTRRPTF